The following proteins come from a genomic window of Candidatus Palauibacter soopunensis:
- a CDS encoding Hsp20/alpha crystallin family protein — translation MAAADLYETEEGYGLELELPGFNEAEIDITVDRGVLTISGARAEEGEEKGRTYHVRERRNERFTRSFSLPASIRGESVAAHLNAGVLTVELPKSPEAKPHRVTVGGAK, via the coding sequence GTGGCGGCCGCGGATCTGTACGAGACCGAGGAGGGATACGGTCTCGAACTCGAGCTTCCGGGATTCAACGAAGCCGAGATCGACATCACCGTGGATCGCGGCGTGCTCACGATCTCCGGGGCGCGAGCGGAGGAGGGAGAAGAGAAGGGTCGCACCTACCACGTGCGCGAGCGACGGAACGAACGGTTCACGCGCAGCTTCTCGCTTCCGGCCTCCATTCGCGGCGAAAGCGTTGCGGCGCACCTGAACGCCGGTGTGCTCACGGTCGAGCTGCCGAAGTCGCCGGAGGCGAAGCCGCACCGCGTGACGGTCGGCGGCGCGAAGTAG
- a CDS encoding zinc-dependent metalloprotease: MVKIVRNTRPLFLILSLSLLVVATGCIRPFARPAPGPSASGGGGPGARGGGGDDDDGPEPYSEVVTEEAVTDSGMVHVHRVDDKWLFEIPEEILGREILLVSRLASVPEGMGYGGQKANTQVLRWEKNGPDDERIFLRVVRHTNVADEALPVARAVRGANFEPILRAFDIEALNDDSTSVVIDATPLFESDIPMLGLSQSRRDAYRVRSLDSNRTYVDWIKSFPRNVEVRHVLTYNAQTPPSNASTNSISMEMNQSMVLLPDEPMEPRVFDERVGFFNVSQVDYGRSDQKVVTRTYVTRWRLEPSDTAAFRRGELVDPVKPIIYYLDPATPEKWRPYLIQGIEDWQEAFEAAGFSNAIQGRMPPSFEEDPEFSPEDVRYSVIRWLPSQVQNASGPHVHDPRTGEILESDIQWYHNVANLLRNWYLIQTAAVNPAARRALFDEEVMGRLIRFVAAHEVGHTIGLQHNMKSSSAFPVDSLRAPGFVCREGVAPSIMDYARFNYVAQPEDEGACVDPRIGEYDRFAINWGYRPILDADADEERPTLDAWIREVEDDPVYAFGSSTPIDPSAQTEAVGSDAMEASDLGIENLKRILPRLVEWSGAGREGENYEELAELYNNLIGQWNRYMGHVGTVVGGVTRTRKRIGQEGAVYEFVDEATQRRAMDFFARQAFDPPTWMIDENVLSKIENPSTVDRMRGIQVRVVNLILDPGRMQRLIEAEARNGGDHYSLGELFEDLRGSIWGELETGASIGVYRRNLQRGYLERLEYLMTQELSLPFFFFGGLSDFFTSVDVSQSDIRAFVRGELHGLQDAIERALRRRLDRTTELHLRDALARIDDILNPD, from the coding sequence ATGGTCAAGATCGTGCGCAACACACGCCCTCTCTTCCTCATCCTTTCGCTCTCGCTACTCGTCGTGGCCACGGGCTGCATCCGGCCGTTCGCCCGGCCGGCTCCCGGCCCGTCCGCCTCGGGCGGCGGCGGACCCGGCGCCCGCGGCGGCGGTGGGGATGACGACGACGGGCCGGAGCCTTATTCCGAGGTCGTCACGGAGGAAGCGGTCACGGACTCGGGGATGGTCCACGTCCACCGGGTGGACGACAAGTGGCTGTTCGAGATTCCGGAGGAGATTCTGGGACGCGAGATCCTGCTCGTGAGCCGGCTGGCGTCGGTTCCCGAGGGGATGGGGTACGGCGGGCAGAAGGCGAATACGCAGGTCCTTCGCTGGGAGAAGAACGGGCCGGACGACGAGCGGATCTTCCTCCGCGTCGTGAGACACACGAACGTGGCGGACGAGGCCCTTCCGGTGGCGCGGGCCGTGCGGGGCGCGAACTTCGAGCCGATCCTGCGGGCCTTCGACATCGAGGCACTGAACGACGACTCGACGAGCGTCGTCATCGACGCCACGCCGCTGTTCGAGTCCGACATCCCCATGCTCGGGCTGAGCCAGTCCCGCCGCGACGCGTACCGCGTGCGCTCGCTGGACTCGAACCGTACCTACGTCGACTGGATCAAGAGCTTCCCCCGCAACGTCGAAGTGCGGCATGTCCTCACCTACAACGCGCAGACGCCTCCGTCGAACGCGAGCACGAACTCGATCTCGATGGAGATGAACCAGTCGATGGTCCTGCTCCCGGACGAACCCATGGAGCCGCGCGTTTTCGACGAGCGGGTGGGCTTCTTCAACGTGAGCCAGGTGGACTACGGCCGCAGCGACCAGAAGGTCGTCACGCGCACCTACGTGACGCGGTGGCGGCTCGAGCCGAGCGACACCGCGGCCTTCCGGCGCGGCGAACTCGTCGACCCGGTCAAACCCATCATCTACTACCTGGACCCCGCCACGCCGGAGAAGTGGAGACCGTACCTCATCCAGGGGATCGAGGACTGGCAGGAGGCCTTCGAGGCGGCGGGGTTCAGTAACGCGATCCAGGGGCGGATGCCGCCCTCTTTCGAGGAGGACCCCGAGTTCAGTCCGGAAGACGTACGGTATTCCGTGATCCGCTGGCTCCCCTCACAGGTCCAGAATGCGTCCGGACCGCATGTCCACGACCCGCGGACGGGAGAGATCCTCGAGAGCGACATCCAGTGGTATCACAACGTCGCGAACCTGCTGCGGAACTGGTACCTGATCCAGACGGCGGCCGTGAATCCGGCGGCGCGGCGCGCGCTCTTCGATGAAGAAGTGATGGGTCGGCTGATCCGCTTCGTCGCCGCGCACGAAGTCGGACACACGATCGGACTCCAGCACAACATGAAGTCGAGTTCCGCCTTCCCCGTGGATTCGCTGCGGGCCCCCGGCTTCGTGTGCCGTGAGGGGGTCGCGCCATCGATCATGGACTACGCGCGCTTCAACTACGTCGCGCAGCCGGAGGACGAAGGCGCGTGCGTGGATCCGCGGATCGGCGAGTACGACCGCTTCGCGATCAACTGGGGCTACCGCCCGATCCTCGATGCGGACGCGGACGAGGAGCGCCCGACGCTCGACGCGTGGATCCGGGAGGTCGAGGACGACCCGGTCTATGCTTTCGGCAGTTCGACGCCGATCGACCCGAGCGCCCAGACGGAGGCCGTCGGCTCCGACGCGATGGAGGCGAGCGATCTCGGGATCGAGAACCTGAAACGGATCCTCCCCCGACTCGTCGAGTGGAGCGGCGCGGGGCGCGAGGGGGAGAACTACGAGGAGTTGGCGGAACTCTACAACAACCTCATCGGCCAGTGGAACCGCTACATGGGCCACGTCGGGACCGTGGTCGGCGGGGTGACGCGGACGCGGAAGCGGATCGGGCAGGAGGGAGCCGTCTACGAGTTCGTGGACGAAGCCACACAGCGGCGGGCGATGGACTTCTTTGCACGGCAGGCCTTCGACCCGCCGACCTGGATGATCGACGAGAATGTCCTCTCGAAGATCGAGAACCCGTCAACGGTCGACCGCATGCGTGGCATCCAGGTGCGTGTTGTGAACCTGATCCTCGACCCCGGCCGCATGCAGCGGCTGATCGAGGCGGAAGCCCGCAACGGGGGTGACCACTACAGCCTCGGTGAACTGTTCGAGGATCTGCGCGGCTCGATCTGGGGAGAGCTGGAGACCGGCGCTTCGATCGGCGTCTACCGGCGCAACCTCCAGCGCGGATACCTGGAGCGGCTCGAATACCTGATGACGCAGGAACTCTCGCTCCCCTTCTTCTTCTTCGGCGGCCTCTCCGACTTCTTCACTTCGGTGGACGTGTCGCAGTCGGACATTCGGGCCTTCGTGCGGGGTGAACTCCACGGGCTTCAGGACGCGATCGAACGCGCCCTCCGACGGCGCCTCGACCGCACGACGGAACTGCACCTTCGGGACGCCCTCGCCAGGATCGACGATATCCTCAACCCCGACTGA
- a CDS encoding DUF4440 domain-containing protein: MTEDMTEAMDDAPAMPDADAAMATITDYWQTHYNMGHGSMVASKFAEDGVLWGSSGAMLYGREAIGEGLQSRMDAGGSEVAIHPGAAMAFGDQIVARGHYVLTGGDARNSGYYMAVAENMDGEWALKGMVANLDTPDQTMSAGAMMDMPEGMGGDLIQASGDYFVTHHNMGHASMVANTFTEDAVAMLPGERAREGRAAVEEGLQALFDAGVTFSGMSAWSAHDLDEGHAVGVGTYGTESADGAGGGHYAALYSRGEDGSLMLHWFLMGAHQGM; encoded by the coding sequence ATGACGGAGGATATGACGGAGGCAATGGACGACGCCCCCGCCATGCCCGATGCCGATGCGGCGATGGCGACGATCACGGACTATTGGCAGACCCACTACAACATGGGTCACGGCAGCATGGTCGCGAGCAAGTTCGCCGAGGACGGAGTCCTCTGGGGTAGCTCCGGGGCCATGCTCTACGGGAGGGAAGCGATCGGCGAGGGCCTCCAGTCGCGGATGGACGCGGGGGGTTCGGAGGTCGCGATCCACCCCGGCGCGGCGATGGCGTTCGGCGACCAGATCGTGGCGCGCGGACACTACGTGCTGACCGGCGGGGACGCGCGCAACTCCGGCTACTACATGGCCGTGGCCGAGAACATGGACGGAGAGTGGGCGCTGAAGGGGATGGTGGCCAATCTCGACACGCCCGATCAGACCATGTCGGCCGGCGCGATGATGGACATGCCGGAAGGGATGGGCGGTGACCTCATCCAGGCGAGCGGCGACTACTTCGTGACGCACCACAACATGGGGCACGCCTCCATGGTCGCGAACACGTTCACCGAGGACGCGGTCGCCATGCTGCCCGGTGAGCGGGCCCGCGAGGGCCGCGCGGCCGTCGAGGAGGGGCTGCAGGCGCTGTTCGACGCCGGCGTCACGTTCAGCGGAATGTCGGCTTGGTCCGCCCACGACCTGGACGAGGGGCACGCGGTAGGCGTCGGCACCTACGGCACCGAAAGCGCGGATGGTGCCGGCGGCGGGCACTACGCGGCGCTCTATTCGCGAGGCGAGGACGGGAGCCTGATGCTGCACTGGTTCCTGATGGGCGCCCACCAGGGGATGTAG
- a CDS encoding SLC13 family permease — MAQHRSENRSGTRSRGQRIGLWLGPLLFLLMLLVDLEPGRPEVTRMAAVAILMATWWITDAIPLFATALLPLLLFPILGIERTGETAPIYFNSTIVLFLGGFMIALTMEKWDVHRRIALWVIRAVGGGPARIVLGFMLAAAFLSMWISNTATAIMMVPVGLAVILRMEEQFGHGRTRAFSVSIMLGIAYACSAGGIATLVGTPPNLSLQRIFAITFPDAPHISFGVWFVMALPIAVLMLIFAWILITRVFFRVPEEVTVDRDVVESEMRKLGPVAFEERAILAVFATTALLWVFRAPIEIGRFTIPGWSSLLPYGHLVDDGTVAITMACILFLVPTRSPGAESATIMGPGVVRRLPWNIVLLFGGGFALAHGFQTTGLARFVGEGFSGLSTVPPLVLIFVICLAMTFLTELTSNTATTEMVLPIFAAVAVATGVHPLLLMVPATLSASCAFMMPVATPPNAVVFGSNRVRIAEMARAGLFLNLIGAVVITLIFYAVGPLLFGIEPGVLPDWAHPGS; from the coding sequence ATGGCACAACACCGTTCGGAGAACAGATCCGGGACGCGCTCGCGCGGCCAACGCATCGGACTGTGGCTCGGACCGCTCCTCTTCCTGCTGATGCTGCTGGTCGACCTCGAGCCGGGACGGCCGGAGGTCACGCGCATGGCCGCGGTGGCGATCCTCATGGCCACATGGTGGATCACCGACGCGATTCCGCTCTTCGCGACCGCGCTGCTCCCGCTTCTCCTGTTCCCGATCCTCGGGATCGAACGGACCGGGGAGACGGCGCCCATCTACTTCAACAGCACGATCGTTCTCTTCCTCGGCGGCTTCATGATCGCGCTCACGATGGAGAAGTGGGACGTACACCGGCGGATCGCCCTCTGGGTCATCCGTGCGGTGGGCGGCGGCCCCGCCCGCATCGTGCTCGGCTTCATGCTCGCGGCGGCCTTCCTCTCCATGTGGATCTCGAACACGGCGACCGCGATCATGATGGTCCCGGTCGGACTGGCCGTCATCCTGCGCATGGAAGAGCAGTTCGGGCACGGCCGCACACGCGCCTTCTCTGTGTCCATCATGCTGGGGATCGCGTACGCCTGCTCCGCCGGCGGGATCGCGACGCTGGTCGGCACGCCGCCGAACCTCTCCCTCCAGCGAATCTTCGCCATCACCTTTCCGGACGCCCCGCACATCTCCTTCGGCGTGTGGTTCGTCATGGCGCTGCCGATCGCGGTACTCATGCTGATCTTCGCGTGGATCCTGATCACGCGGGTCTTCTTCCGCGTGCCCGAGGAGGTCACCGTCGACCGCGACGTCGTGGAGTCCGAGATGCGGAAGCTCGGCCCCGTGGCCTTCGAGGAGCGGGCGATCCTCGCGGTCTTCGCCACGACGGCCCTGCTGTGGGTATTCCGCGCGCCGATCGAGATCGGCCGGTTCACGATCCCCGGCTGGTCCTCCCTCCTGCCCTACGGTCACCTGGTCGACGACGGAACCGTCGCGATCACGATGGCCTGCATTCTCTTTCTCGTCCCGACGAGGTCACCGGGCGCGGAGTCCGCCACGATCATGGGACCCGGCGTGGTGCGGCGGCTTCCATGGAATATCGTGCTGCTGTTCGGGGGAGGCTTCGCCCTCGCGCACGGCTTCCAGACCACGGGGCTGGCGCGGTTCGTCGGAGAGGGGTTCAGCGGGCTGTCGACGGTGCCGCCGCTCGTTCTGATCTTCGTCATCTGCCTCGCGATGACGTTCCTCACCGAACTCACCTCGAACACGGCGACGACGGAGATGGTGCTCCCGATCTTCGCGGCCGTGGCCGTCGCGACCGGCGTTCACCCCCTCCTGCTGATGGTCCCGGCGACGCTCTCCGCCTCGTGCGCCTTCATGATGCCGGTGGCGACACCGCCCAACGCCGTGGTGTTCGGGAGCAACCGGGTGAGGATCGCGGAGATGGCGCGGGCGGGCCTCTTCCTCAACCTCATTGGAGCGGTCGTGATCACGCTGATCTTCTACGCCGTGGGGCCACTGCTGTTCGGGATCGAACCGGGCGTCCTGCCGGACTGGGCGCACCCGGGCTCGTAG